One genomic segment of Melitaea cinxia chromosome 19, ilMelCinx1.1, whole genome shotgun sequence includes these proteins:
- the LOC123662884 gene encoding uncharacterized protein LOC123662884: MSNFPKTPQKRRIPYKNVNSSKQETNNNSNAQLSKQESARNFITWYKIMVDNDRHNFAMFLSEDVTLEWFGRTVRTRKKVADFIKNDIQCSRHDFTTVQSIDRIQSRNDMLQRKDVTMLPSPLHSPETDLPKIQRSGKRKIQTTCSSPQWAEGCGPDDEGDTVESKRQRSNNNVGRYDQKCNIRDDDMEISNKGDGLTEKRKSSSKTPPNMECGQGDCLPSTSGAGSESCHDTFNTPVPKLAVECNGYVEFNRSRNSRSSESMIWDRKCKLQISYSEDPLYVGEYIIWALRYSDESKCRRNLLAAFEEAVSDE; the protein is encoded by the exons ATGTCGAATTTTCCTAAAACACCTCAAAAAAGAAGAATACCCTATAAAAATGTCAATAGTTCTAAACAAGAAACCAATAATAACTCAAATGCACAATTATCAAAACAGGAATCTGCGAGAAATTTCATAACATGGTATAAGATAATGGTAGATAATGATCGCCACAACTTTGCTATGTTTCTATCTGAAGATGTTACACTAGAGTGGTTCGGAAGGACTGTGAGGACTAGAAAAAAAGTTgctgattttattaaaaatgacataCAGTGTTCGAGACATGATTTTACTACAGTTCAAAGTATTGACAGGATTCAATCTAGAAATGATATGTTACAAag GAAGGATGTCACTATGTTACCTAGTCCTTTACATTCCCCTGAAACTGATCTTCCAAAAATACAAAGGTCGGGTAAGAGAAAAATTCAAACTACTTGCAGTAGTCCACAATGGGCCGAAGGGTGTGGGCCTGATGATGAAGGAGATACAGTAGAGAGTAAACGTCAAAGATCGAACAATAATGTTGGAAGATATGaccaaaaatgtaatataagaGATGATGATATGGAAATAAGCAATAAAGGTGATGGTTTGACAGAAAAACGTAAAAGTTCATCAAAAACTCCTCCTAATATGGAATGCGGTCAGGGTGATTGCCTTCCCTCAACTAGTGGAGCTGGATCTGAAAGTTGTCACGACACATTTAATACACCAGTACCTAAATTGGCAGTTGAGTGTAATGGTTATGTTGAGTTTAATAGGTCCAGAAATAGTCGCAGTTCGGAAAGTATGATATGGGATAGAAAGTGCAAGTTACAAATAAGTTATTCAGAAGATCCTCTTTATGTAGGAGAGTATATCATTTGGGCTTTACGATATAGTGACGAAAGTAAGTGTCGTAGGAATTTGTTAGCTGCGTTCGAAGAGGCAGTCTCGGATGAATGA